One Argentina anserina chromosome 6, drPotAnse1.1, whole genome shotgun sequence genomic window, tgtaatttcagagtgaagcttctcTCTGGATACTGATATAGtacctatccagagtgaaacttcactctaaaattacagagtgaagttccaattttggcacactttttggtcaaattttttcaccataagcgatttaaTATTTTAGTATGTTATTAaaaatcatctccacaaagtttcatccaatttgataatggtttgagctttcaaaattgagatttacacgaacggttcacgtttgaacaattttaattcattcattcatttaatctaatttcaataccttagcgatgtccgaattagatgaaattttgtagagatgatattgaatagcatacctaaatattgaatcgcttatgatgaaaaaatttgatcgaaaagtgtgtcaaaattggaactttactctgtaatttcagaatgaagcttcactctggatagagattatatatatatatatatatatatatatatatatatatatggagatACGTAATTGAGAAACAGCGTATTACTCGTTAAATAAGTAGCTAGCTTAACATAAACACTTTGTGTTCAACTTAATTAATCATAGATATGATGGAACGTACTGTTTAATTGGTTTCCACTTAATTTAAATCTTAACAACTTATTGGAGTAATTGCTAAGGCTTTCGAACAAGCAATTctgacaacaacaaaaaaagtgggggggggggggggggggggtgccTGAAGCACGTACACGGTGAGTTGGTGAGGCAGGCATGCATGAACAGATGGACTAGTCACTAGTAAGTGAGAAGAAATTGAACCACGTCCCGGCCAAGAATTCATTAAAATCAAAGATACCGTGCTCATTCGATCACGAACAACTACTTCTCCTTTGTAATCCATTAAAAAACACTCTTTTATAATCGTAAAAAAATGTCGGTCTAGCCAGTAATTAATAGTGAACATTTGAGTTTTGAGCCACATATTATGTGTGGGGAGAAAGAGATAGACATTGATAAACAGAGGTCTATTTTATGTTCCATCAATTATGAAATGGTTTCGTACCGCTACTTCTGAAGAAAGAAGTATAGCGTAATTAGCAATGATCCTGGACCATATCAAGGGACAGATCTCAAATTTGTACACCGGCCCTTGGAACTAGTCTTGTTCAAAAAGCTGTTGGACATTGTAAGGCCATGTCACATTTGATGTTCCACTCCAAATCAGCTCCGCCAACTGCAGGTTTGCCCTTTCAGATGTATGACTGCCATCAAACCACACACTATCTCCAGGAATACTGCATAACTCATAAGGCACTGTTCCATTGAGTCCGCCACAATCAGATCCTCTGTATGCCCCTCTACCGCAACATGCATCTCTTCCATCCTTAAAGCCTTCACAACGCACCATATATACACTACTAAGAATTACATGGATCATCGTATATTGATAGTAGTAATCCATCGATCAAATTACATAGTGCTTAGCTAACCTACCGTATTTAGCTGGGTCAAGTACTCGATCGCCAAGAGCATCATAGTACTCGAATATTGAGTATTTGAATCCCGGTAGTTGGCTCTCGAGCTCTTTGAGGACACTGGCTAGAGCGTTGTTGTGCTGCCTCGCCAGACTCTGGAGCCCTTCGACGCACCCTTGAGTGTCATATTCTTGTTTTGCATAAGGTAAGCATCCAAGAGGTCCGGCATTTTGAAATGCGATTTTCCTTCCTCCTAAGTCGTATATTCCCTGCAGACAATACAGAAAATAAGTACTTGTGTGAGATATATTATTAAGAGTTTAAGACTGAGTCCTGAACTCAGACGGAAGATAAGGACTGGTATTAATCCTTAATAAATTTACTTGGAGAACAGTGGTCAAGTTGCCTATCACAGTTTCTATGAATTCATGCTTAAGGGCCTCGGTGGCATTTTCTTGGTAGTTGGCGTAGAAGGTGAAATAATCGTTGCCTCCCATGCTAATAAAGTACACAGCGCTACCCAGCAACTTCTTGGCCTCTTCATCACCGAGTTGCTCTTGCAACAATTCTGTCACGTTCTTAAAATAACTCAACTGTAATGGAAGATTTATCTGGAACAGAGAGacagagaaaaaagaaaaaagaaaaaaaaacttagatCGTGGGGCCGAAGCCAATAATGTTCAACAACAATTACAAAGCTTAATTAATTGCAAATGAGAGTGAAGATCGATCACAGTTCTTACAGTTCCTGGCTCAGTTTCAACTAGAACTCCAGCTCCAGCTGAAGCAAAGCTGGCTCCATCAGTAAATGTTTTTGGATCTGGTTGCAGGTAGGGTGGAAGCATAGGCAAATTTGCGAACTTGGCTGCAAATTAAACCAGCATGGATTGACTTTAAGTATTGAACTACATTATCTATTTGCCACACAACCTGTTTTGTAAACACGTACGAATGCACGATATACATTTGGCTAGTCTAGCTTACCGATAAAATCCGGCACTATACGGCCATCGGAAAGCCTTCCGTTTGGACGGTGAAAGTAGGTCTCTCCATATGGCCATGTCATTGCTGGGTAGTCTTCGAAGGTGACATTAGGGAGGTATTGATCGTTGCCAGGGTCAAACAGCGAGTCTCCGAACACGAACAATGCCTTATATCGTACCTCATTATCGTCTGCAGGTTTATTGTTGAAGTGATCTTGACCATAAAGAAGGTAGCTAACTGGGTTGAAAAGGCTTACCAGCACATAAACAAGATAGCTAAGACTTGCCATAATACTCCAAATATCATGACATATCTCGAATTCTCGGTCTCCAGTTTTATAGGCCGGTGTGGTTAAATTAGTGATAATTGAACAGCATGTGATGTGCTTTACCATACAATAAAACACgtcattaattaataaatagaGATTAGGGCATGGCCCGTCATTGTACAAGACTAGAAGGAGTAGATGAGCTTGTGAGAGCGAGTGGTAGCTGACTGTGTCAAATTGTGGGTTCAATTTACGGTCATACTATCTTATAGTACCGAAatttcgaataataaaaatttgaatttaaaatcatgaaaattttaaaacaatctcaaatatattgaattcatcttataataacagtatatcgaaactgagtccacagcacgactcagtcgacttgaataatacataaccagtttatatctcagtattataacaaatggaaatgtaaaattcactcaatcatcatcacaaatagaagaaataaatCTTCAAAGTAAGCCCTCTGaatctgctaatccccacctgtagaactatcccctacactatTTAATTGGCGCACcaagattgtaaacacaaacccggtaagcttttcagcttgtatgagtaaaccaacagtataacatacatcgcacacaaaagaaatatgacagataacatttaaagacaaacatattcatgtgacactggacaacccatatgttacccaataccATTTACAAAATATGTgtaatcatgagacactgggcaacccatctgttaccaaaaatcatttaaaaacatgggtactcatgagacactgggcaacccatctgttacccaaaatcatttagaaaaatgggtactcatgagacccaggcaacccacCTATTACTCCTGATGCAGTACACCAACaggcactgggcaacccatttggttacccaaaattatttaaaaaatgggtactcatgagacccaggtactcatatattacccctcatgcagtacacctgcagacagactagagctctaactgaatcgtaaccgaCACTCGGGTAATGCTTGGTTCTaattactgccaacaacgtccgaagatcagaaaacgttttaacaagactcaatgttaaaaccacgtacaatataacaatcatcacatgtttatgtactaCCACCAAACGACTCTTGtacaataatataaatatcgTCTATAcaacaactcatatatatatatatatatatatatatatcgtatttaccatttttgtacacatacacaacccactatattatatagatgtcacagttcactctttttaagaaatcgtaaatatgagtcaccgccaaggatagacttgtcatagtgaggtttactcacattcaccataatccataatcactaaaaccttttaaaatcatttattaaaatagcgtttcacttacacatgaaccgtagatgattaggttcacgtaatttaaaccaaaacatatttttagaacaatttttataagctagtgatgcaatgactatgttaacaactcaaactaaattcaataattataacactacttcgatcatgatgatcattgtgaggtttactcaccttatttcctgcgtgcaacttccacgacaccgagagcgattccctcactcgtttcgtcagtcacctaatagcatgataaaatgcttagaaaacgatacgtaaaatctcaGGTGACGATTCATTACAGCTAAACACATGAACAGTGTTAACAAACCATTGTTCATGCGCCGCCACCGTTCCAGTGACCACCGATGATCACCACGGAGGAGGGAGTTCTCCTCACTTCTTTAAATGGAAGAGTTgtattgtttcttcatttctgggcTTCAAACAGCTCGAATCTCTCCCAAACACTAACCCAGATCGGCAGGGGACGAAAAGACGGTTCCAACGCCACCGGTCTCACTCAATTCCGTTGTTGGACGACGGAGATATGGCCGGAGAAAGATTCGACaacaaagaggaaaaaaaaacccgaGCTcaggtgaacagtaaccgagctgattttgagaaaaaaaaaactgattttctaatttttaatctcctcaatttcattttatactCGTTCTAAAATCAGAAACAAAACTTTTGTTactaacaactttcacatacgacatccgattaaagcATGTCGCAcatctacgaactcgtatcgacgaactatacgactttcatgaatgaagttttctgagattcctaATGGATAAAgagtcaactcttgaccccTCACGGTGACATTTTTGAGTATAAATCGctcgaacactttcgttttctctcTCGTAGTATATAATCGGATTACCACTAATTTAAATATATccgaaaaataattataaatttctggGATATTACATATTATATTAGGCAATAATCTCAATTCTTTgccaaaatttaaataaaaacgcAACATTAGGTTTGGACTAACTAGCTAGCCATTTTCTTTATAATTTTTAGCTCGGAGGATGTaagaatgtgaaaatataGATCCCTGCGAGGTAGCGTAACATTTTGACATGATTATCATTGATTTGAACTCAAACCCAGTTATTATTATCGTGAGCCAAAGCCATTATAATTATGAAGTGCAAATTGAAGAATGAGGATCATAAAACAAACTCAATTGAGTAAAGTTTTTACCCCGATcggtggaccgggtcgggttagtggaccgggtcgggttagtggaccgggtcggatGACCGGGTCGAATCTgttgaccgggtcgggtctaGAGCGTTTTTTGGGGCCGGGCCGGGGCGAGCTCTAACCGGGTCGGTGTAGAGAGATCGGGGAAATGCTTCGGCGAGCAGCGGCGACTGAGGACGTCTGGCGAGCAGCGGCGAGGAGCGGCAAGCGGCGGCGAGCAGCGACGAAGAGCGGAGAGACTACTTCGGGTCGAGTAAGATCACCGGAGATCGTCGGATGGCGCAGGGAAGGAGGCAGAACCCGACCGAAAGAGATGAAAGGCAGAACCCGACCGGAAGAGATGAAAGCAGAACCCGAccggaagaaaaaaaaacgggAAAAAAGTCCCAGAACAAAAACAGAGCTcaatgctctgataccaagttaaacagcgacaagcgtggcccgtggaccaactgtaccgatattgtcccaacttagccacctcacaggtgttgggttttaatcacaaaagacctcggtacaattggttattatccactaacttataagttttattttctttgtcacttcttaaatgtgagatctctcctctccaacactaTCACTGTTAAATTAGATTTACACATCCCGCGCGCAGTTTATGAATATTCTGGATTTTACAGCGAGATTATATTATTTGGGCTTCGAGTAAGTGagtaattatattatttaggACTGGTAGTTTGGTCAGCAGAGCACGCAAGAGCCATGGACTAGTAAGTTAAAAGGAACTGAACCACGTACAAACAAATCAATGTAATTAAACGTGCGTGACTTGTTCCATCAATCCATCATAATCCAAAAACCTTTCCATCATGAATGATAATTGACAAATGGCGGATAACATTATCTCAGAAATTGAATAGATTAATAAAAATCATGATAGATGTCATACAACATGTGTCTGCAAATAACTCAAATTGTTAATCCACATTTCTCTAAATTTCAAATAGAGATTTCAAATTGTAATGGTCTGTGACATTTGAAGTACATTGATTCCACCATATCTTAGAAACTTGGTGGTAAACCGTTTCAGTTGGATGATTGTCGAAAAAAACATATTGGGTTACATTGTCACATAGTTCATACTCTTTCACACCTCCCCTTCCTCCACAGTTCTGATGTCCTCTGTATGGACCGGAGCCACAACATGCCGCTTTTCCTTCCCTCAAACCTATAACAAACAGAGTAACAGAGATTACAAACGAATCAAAGGAACCAGACCAGAAAATTAAAATAGGAGTACGTTAGTCGATTATGGATCAATACCATATTCTGATGGTCTATTCATTCTTTCAGTCAGGTATGTGTAGAAATCGGCACTCGCATATTTGAATCCTTGGAGCTGGCTCTTCAGCTCTGGGAGCGCTTTAGCAAGTTCGATATTGTGAGATTCCACTAGTGATATAGCTTCTTCCATACAGGCTCCAATGTTATCTGGATTTCGTATTCTAAAGCTTGGTAGACAACCAAGAGGTAACAAGTTTGCAATCCCGAATTTCCTACCACCTACCTTATATATTTCCTGACACATACATCAAAATCAtgtgaattaattaattcatcctaattttttttcttctcttgttAATTATCATAGAATCTGTCATTTGTTATGGACTACTACTCATAGGAATAGTTGGAAAGGATAGTATAGTTTACCCCGATCGCATTTGTGAGGTTGCCAATAACCATGCCAACatattcttcattttgagTCGAGCTGTAATTTTTCGTAAGAGGGGTATAATAATCATTAATTCCAATGCTAATTAGGTAGACAGCTGTAGAGATCAATGTGTAGGCTTCTCCATCACCTAGTTTGTGCCTCAATTGCTTCTCCACATTTTTGAAATAACTAAGTTGAGTTTTTAAGCCTATAgcctaaaacgagaaatgaacaataTGCAGTCAATCTATAATTTGAGTTAAGAAAGAAGGCATTTACATATTCAATTGATTCCCAATGCAATGcagaaaatcaaattttgatgGCAAATATAAAGCAAGATCACATACAAATCCTTGATATGTTTCAGCTAGAGCACCAGCCCCACCAGAAGCAAAGTTCACCCCATAAATATAGTCATCGAACCCGGGTTGTAAGTATGGTTGTATATAAGGTAAGCTTGCATACTCAGCTGCATTCGATTTCAAAAATAATCAGCTTGTCATGAACAGTCTAGTGTTGAAGAAAATGTAAGAATTgcgaaattttaaatttaccTATGAAATCTGGGATTAGACGCCCATTGGAAAATCTACCAGTTGGATACCTGAAGTAGGATTCTCCATAGGGCCAGAAATTGGACTGAAAAATGTCGGTTGTATTTATGTAGTCGTTGTTTCCAACATCAAATACTGAATCACCAAAGATGAACAAGGCTGCATGTTGCTTCTGAACCTCAGAATAACCCTCAAGGCAGCTGCTTGGAAAAAGGAGGCCTGCACATAAAGCCAGGACATAAATTTGAAATCTGGAAGTTGCCATTCAGATATGTTCTGTTGTACGATCTTTATTGTATCATTTTTCTCCTTTCTTTTAGTTCTAAGATCTACGGTTTAGTGGATAAGAAATCGATTGTCGTCAATGGAATAgtcttcattttatttttattatagtAGCTTCATGCGCTAAGCACATACGTACCTATAAtgactaaaataaaactacgaataaagagaaagaaaactaGTAtattgttgaaggaaaaatatCATTATTGTGCATTcgttaaaataaataaacggAATGAATTAATGAAGTTTATGATCAACGGACATAACAGATCAATCATCATTATGTAGTCTTAATTatcattgtaattaccatttacttctattgtaATCATGACCCATATATACaggggattatcaatgaaatgagtaACCAATTCTATTTTTTCCTACAATACGTTGTCACCACGTTGCTTTACCTTTGAGTTTTCAggcaaattaaaaaaaggaaaaaaacccTAGTTTTTTCTGAAAAATCCCTCCTCCCATGAAAAATATCTGACAGCAGACGGAAATTTTTTtgcagaaaaggaaaaaaccaagaaaaataGCATAAATCGATTTTATTTTCCAGTGGGGACCCATAAAATCTCTCTGGGCACCCATGTTCTCTGATCTGCCGTTTGCCTTGCCCAAATCAGCGACGCTAGCTGCATCTCCTCAGCGCTGCCTAGTGACGACGATGCAACGTCAACGCTACAGCACCGACAGCCGCTCCTGCACCTATCCGGACCCACGCCGGCGAGCCTCCATGTCTGCGGCGTCTAGACCGACGAGCCCAGATCCGGACATTTGTTGTAGCAAACCCCCGATCGTTGAAGACACGACCTAGATCGACAATCCAATCCTCTCCACCAACGCTCCCTCATTCCAGATCGGTGCGCCACAACGATGTCACCCCTCGATCGAAAACCAGCCCTCACGTTGTTTCCGACCGACCCACGGTTGACGTCTACCAATCCGGCGACCCCAGCCTTCTCAGTCGTCACCTTCATTCACTGCAGATCACCAGCGCGGCTTCATTTTGACTGGATTGGTTCTGACGTCTCTTCCGGCGCGCCGACGAAGTCTTGCACAGATCTGCAATGGGGCAACCCACCACCCCCAACCCGGATCTGTTGTACCCGACCCATGAAAATAGATTTTTCCCATGGTAAAATGAAATTTACCtattatgataaaagaaaattaaaaggtAATTCTCGAAATTACCGGATAATTAATCTTAGtttactattttataatttactgttttacaataatataatttattttttatggttaaataaatttaatttataatgAATAAAAGTGACTAATCatataaatatcattttttcTATATGTGATTTATTAATAACGTGACAAGCGACATAGAATCATGAGATTAAGTTTCGCTTAATGTGCAGTTTATTTGACAAACTGACAAGTAAGATCTAAATTAGTATTgtcatttttattaaatttcattcatataaatgaaattatatatgttatgtgAGCAAAGTACTCTCTAAATATTATTCATGTTATATGCTATGtgttttatcaaaatttaattagcatgtcattaaatcgtgatactatgatttaaatttttaagcattatttatttatacatggtcattggcatgtatcatGAATATGATAATTTcctaaattttgaaaattacttaatcatgttaaatgatatgctctatttgttgcatatgctatgttatataattttaataattatgttatttagcatattatatgagcattgttgtaacgaccccaaaatttcgagcttaaaaactcaaaaatttaaagtcgttaaataccaaacaatctcaatgaaactgaaataatttaaaatgtcacagcggatcattactgggttctcaatacaactcagacaacccaattattacaaaccaaatttataatccatacataaaatggaaatgtaataatcctcacaatctcttacaaaactcacaaaataAATGCTCACAAAATTCTCACTCACAAATCCACTCTAGaattctcaccacaagcagggtaacgaacaacttcgagtctccggagtcgtctctcaatcACCACAATTCAACACCTGCgaaagtatcccctacaccattgaattggtgcaccgagattgtaaacacaaacctggtaagctttatagctcgtatgagtaaaatgaaaatataacccgcatatcaatatatacgaaaatccagaaatcaaacaaatataaatgcactcatgagtcaatggacaacccatctggtcgtcccaaagaaatatgaaataaaacgctcatgagaaattagtaatccttctggttacccaaatgcatttatattacgggtactaagaacgctggtacacatctgttacccctctcgtaatacaccgccgatattggatagctacccgctacccaacatctaaaacaatctgagtacccatgagcagataaccacccgttacctcacatgcagtactacgacaaacagactagagctctaactgtatcgtaactttcgcccggccaaaggctaagttccgacttgccaaacacgtacaataatctcacatcatattgtaccaaacatcaggtccgaagacaaatcacattttaacaatctccatgttaaatcacgtacaataatctcacatcatattgtacaaatcaaaatcacatgctcgataaaatcttgtcatcaatatgacatcatcacgataaaatcataacagtatattatatagcaaactatatatatatatatatgtatttatttaccattattacaatacatatatactccactatattatatacacgtcataatttataaacacgtccgaagacaaaacatttaacAAACTTCATATTAAAGTCATGTACAAACTAATTCACATGCTcatcatcgaaatgactaatttcaaatgaattcataacagtatataatatagcaaactatatatatatatatatgtacttattaccatttatacaatatatatgtaatccactatattgtatacatgtcg contains:
- the LOC126800536 gene encoding GDSL esterase/lipase 1-like, yielding MATSRFQIYVLALCAGLLFPSSCLEGYSEVQKQHAALFIFGDSVFDVGNNDYINTTDIFQSNFWPYGESYFRYPTGRFSNGRLIPDFIAEYASLPYIQPYLQPGFDDYIYGVNFASGGAGALAETYQGFAIGLKTQLSYFKNVEKQLRHKLGDGEAYTLISTAVYLISIGINDYYTPLTKNYSSTQNEEYVGMVIGNLTNAIGEIYKVGGRKFGIANLLPLGCLPSFRIRNPDNIGACMEEAISLVESHNIELAKALPELKSQLQGFKYASADFYTYLTERMNRPSEYGLREGKAACCGSGPYRGHQNCGGRGGVKEYELCDNVTQYVFFDNHPTETVYHQVSKIWWNQCTSNVTDHYNLKSLFEI
- the LOC126800531 gene encoding GDSL esterase/lipase 1-like isoform X2; this encodes MTWPYGETYFHRPNGRLSDGRIVPDFIAKFANLPMLPPYLQPDPKTFTDGASFASAGAGVLVETEPGTINLPLQLSYFKNVTELLQEQLGDEEAKKLLGSAVYFISMGGNDYFTFYANYQENATEALKHEFIETVIGNLTTVLQGIYDLGGRKIAFQNAGPLGCLPYAKQEYDTQGCVEGLQSLARQHNNALASVLKELESQLPGFKYSIFEYYDALGDRVLDPAKYGFKDGRDACCGRGAYRGSDCGGLNGTVPYELCSIPGDSVWFDGSHTSERANLQLAELIWSGTSNVTWPYNVQQLFEQD
- the LOC126800531 gene encoding GDSL esterase/lipase 1-like isoform X1; the protein is MASLSYLVYVLVSLFNPVSYLLYGQDHFNNKPADDNEVRYKALFVFGDSLFDPGNDQYLPNVTFEDYPAMTWPYGETYFHRPNGRLSDGRIVPDFIAKFANLPMLPPYLQPDPKTFTDGASFASAGAGVLVETEPGTINLPLQLSYFKNVTELLQEQLGDEEAKKLLGSAVYFISMGGNDYFTFYANYQENATEALKHEFIETVIGNLTTVLQGIYDLGGRKIAFQNAGPLGCLPYAKQEYDTQGCVEGLQSLARQHNNALASVLKELESQLPGFKYSIFEYYDALGDRVLDPAKYGFKDGRDACCGRGAYRGSDCGGLNGTVPYELCSIPGDSVWFDGSHTSERANLQLAELIWSGTSNVTWPYNVQQLFEQD